In Oceanobacillus sp. FSL K6-2867, one DNA window encodes the following:
- a CDS encoding AarF/UbiB family protein has product MAKIFKYNLIYRCTVIVWMAVKFIIKIYFFYFRNKIWDKKTVARWDNMLCDMAREYRDKAEKLGGILIKLGQFLSTRTDFMPDIFIKELDDLVDRVPPMPYEDAIATIKKEWGTELTTHLMAFERKAVASASIGDVYRAILTDGSVVAIKVRRKRIEEIFHKDFVALRMVFWILKVFTTFGKKADLNALYKELVLVMNRELDYEQELEFGEYFYNRYKNDPAIRIPRYEHDLSTEKVLVMEWIEGAKITDVEFMKKHRIDREKTTKTLFDHYIDQFLNPGKFHADPHAGNIRIQKDGTIAILDFGMVGEIKVDDTKQFKLLVQGFIIDNYDIVLSSLDKMNFILPNADKKKLKRVIKETVDMYSDGSMKNIDSKVMNQLSEDISIIMKDQPIQLPANYAYLLRAVSIVIGILFAIYPEMDIKKWAVPKIKTWFGRKSLLESVSKQYAKNLTEPILSYPRALLSFLESGEQDRKWDKVKHHVKLKHQFYLLLEVLSFMMVVIAIGISIWGFVGSMKPMVIIGLIVLGIFIIFLNIIFVSHMRLIRKTKTQLTDS; this is encoded by the coding sequence GTGGCAAAGATATTCAAATATAATTTAATTTATCGGTGTACCGTAATCGTATGGATGGCAGTAAAGTTTATTATTAAGATATATTTCTTTTATTTCCGTAATAAAATATGGGATAAGAAGACTGTTGCACGATGGGATAATATGCTCTGTGATATGGCGAGAGAGTACCGGGATAAGGCCGAAAAGCTGGGTGGTATTCTTATCAAGCTTGGTCAATTTCTCAGTACGAGAACTGATTTTATGCCAGACATTTTTATTAAGGAATTAGATGATTTAGTTGATCGTGTACCACCAATGCCATATGAAGATGCGATAGCTACAATAAAGAAGGAATGGGGGACAGAGCTGACAACGCATCTGATGGCGTTTGAAAGAAAGGCAGTTGCATCCGCGTCGATTGGGGATGTGTATCGTGCTATACTGACAGATGGATCAGTGGTGGCAATTAAAGTACGTCGAAAGCGCATCGAAGAAATTTTTCACAAGGATTTTGTGGCTTTGCGAATGGTCTTTTGGATTTTAAAGGTGTTTACAACATTTGGAAAAAAGGCAGATTTAAATGCGCTATATAAAGAATTAGTTCTTGTGATGAATCGTGAGCTTGATTATGAGCAAGAACTGGAATTTGGGGAATACTTTTATAATCGATATAAAAATGATCCTGCCATACGAATTCCCAGATACGAACATGATTTGTCTACCGAAAAGGTGCTTGTTATGGAATGGATAGAAGGCGCCAAAATAACAGATGTCGAATTTATGAAAAAACATCGCATTGATCGGGAGAAAACAACAAAAACATTATTTGATCATTATATTGACCAGTTTCTTAATCCAGGGAAATTTCATGCCGACCCGCATGCAGGGAACATTCGCATTCAGAAAGACGGTACAATTGCAATTCTTGACTTTGGGATGGTTGGTGAAATTAAAGTAGACGATACGAAGCAATTTAAACTGCTCGTACAAGGATTCATCATTGATAACTATGATATTGTTCTTTCGTCTTTAGACAAAATGAACTTTATTTTACCTAATGCAGACAAAAAGAAGCTGAAGCGGGTTATTAAAGAAACCGTTGATATGTATTCAGACGGATCAATGAAAAATATTGATTCAAAAGTAATGAACCAGCTGAGCGAAGATATTAGTATCATTATGAAAGACCAGCCGATTCAATTGCCTGCAAATTATGCCTATTTATTAAGAGCTGTTTCGATTGTCATTGGAATATTATTTGCTATTTATCCTGAAATGGATATTAAAAAATGGGCTGTTCCTAAAATTAAAACCTGGTTCGGCCGGAAAAGCTTATTGGAATCTGTTTCCAAGCAATATGCAAAAAATTTGACTGAACCCATTTTATCGTATCCTCGCGCATTGCTTAGTTTCCTTGAAAGTGGGGAACAGGATAGAAAATGGGATAAAGTAAAACATCATGTGAAATTAAAGCATCAATTTTATTTACTATTAGAGGTTCTTTCCTTTATGATGGTAGTAATAGCGATTGGCATATCCATTTGGGGATTTGTTGGAAGTATGAAACCGATGGTTATTATCGGTCTTATCGTGTTAGGTATCTTTATCATTTTCCTGAACATAATTTTCGTAAGCCATATGAGGTTGATTCGAAAGACGAAGACACAACTAACCGATTCGTAA
- a CDS encoding YwdI family protein, with amino-acid sequence MAVANETIIKKMQNELYLAKDNEHAQDQMMRHIANVRLLCDLFLEGNQPVVEQEKIDFSEAEMKVMFGEQKIANDSLKVKKPLGTKLNDDDANGDSIFDF; translated from the coding sequence ATGGCAGTGGCGAATGAAACAATTATAAAAAAGATGCAGAATGAATTATATCTCGCAAAAGATAATGAGCATGCACAGGATCAGATGATGCGCCATATCGCAAATGTGCGTTTACTTTGTGATTTGTTTTTAGAAGGGAATCAACCTGTCGTGGAGCAGGAGAAGATTGATTTCTCCGAGGCAGAAATGAAGGTCATGTTTGGTGAACAAAAGATAGCTAACGATTCCTTGAAGGTAAAGAAACCACTGGGTACGAAGCTTAATGATGATGACGCAAATGGAGATTCAATTTTCGACTTTTAG
- a CDS encoding DUF423 domain-containing protein, with protein sequence MKLLLLLGAINGFLAVALGAFGAHGLEGKLSEKAIATWEKAVDYQMFHTMALFVTGLLLAKFPNASSLTAAGWLFLIGIILFSGSLYIYSTTSIKTFAMITPLGGVAFLIGWVLIGIAVMRNL encoded by the coding sequence ATGAAATTACTTTTATTACTCGGCGCTATTAATGGGTTTTTAGCAGTTGCACTAGGTGCCTTTGGCGCGCATGGATTAGAAGGGAAGCTTTCGGAAAAGGCGATTGCGACATGGGAGAAAGCAGTTGACTATCAAATGTTCCATACGATGGCATTGTTTGTTACAGGGCTGCTTTTAGCAAAATTCCCAAATGCCAGCTCCCTTACAGCTGCAGGTTGGCTATTTTTAATTGGGATTATTTTATTTTCAGGAAGCCTGTACATTTATTCCACAACGTCGATTAAGACATTCGCCATGATAACACCGCTTGGTGGGGTTGCGTTTTTAATTGGCTGGGTATTAATTGGAATAGCAGTGATGCGAAATTTATAA
- the gerQ gene encoding spore coat protein GerQ, with amino-acid sequence MSEKENSSQPQFANQYQPYPYYYYPSTSPAYYPVYNTRQFQPTMQPPSQQQQQQQPQANISDLPGMLPLQQSYIENILRLNRGKLANFYMTFENNSEWNAKIFTGIIEAAGRDHIIVSDPQTGERYLLLMIYLDYVTFEEEINYDYPYGGAGQQLANFSPR; translated from the coding sequence ATGAGCGAAAAGGAGAATAGCAGTCAGCCACAGTTTGCAAACCAATATCAACCATATCCGTACTATTATTATCCATCTACTTCTCCAGCATATTATCCAGTTTACAATACAAGACAATTCCAGCCCACAATGCAGCCGCCAAGCCAGCAACAACAGCAACAGCAACCACAAGCAAACATATCCGATTTACCTGGCATGCTGCCATTGCAGCAATCTTACATTGAAAATATATTGCGATTGAACAGAGGAAAGCTTGCAAACTTTTACATGACATTTGAAAATAACTCAGAGTGGAATGCAAAAATATTTACTGGAATTATCGAGGCGGCGGGGAGAGACCATATTATTGTAAGTGATCCGCAAACAGGAGAGCGATACCTTTTACTTATGATTTATTTAGATTATGTAACTTTTGAAGAGGAAATTAATTACGATTATCCATATGGTGGTGCTGGACAGCAGCTAGCCAATTTTTCACCACGCTAA
- a CDS encoding cell wall hydrolase, translating to MALVAHTENDISLLARLMRAEAEGDGELGMLMVGNTGINRVISNCLDFTQLRNINDMVYQSPGGFEATQKGYFYQRAREKDRRLARRVIQGEQQHPATNALWFFMPAGECPAQWYNQWNVGRFKSHCFYAPTQEDCPRVYR from the coding sequence ATGGCCCTTGTTGCCCACACAGAAAATGATATTTCGCTGCTGGCCAGATTAATGCGTGCAGAAGCTGAAGGAGATGGTGAGCTGGGCATGCTGATGGTTGGAAACACCGGTATTAATCGAGTCATTTCCAATTGTCTTGATTTTACCCAGTTACGAAATATTAATGACATGGTATATCAAAGCCCTGGTGGCTTTGAGGCTACACAAAAAGGTTATTTTTACCAGCGGGCAAGGGAAAAGGATAGACGGTTAGCACGCCGTGTTATCCAAGGTGAACAGCAGCATCCAGCAACAAATGCATTATGGTTTTTTATGCCAGCTGGAGAGTGTCCAGCACAATGGTACAATCAATGGAATGTCGGCAGGTTTAAATCACATTGTTTTTATGCGCCAACACAGGAAGATTGCCCACGAGTCTACAGATAA